The segment GGCTGGCTTGGAAAAATGTACGAATCTGGCCAAGCTGGACATTCACGAAAACACAATCGTCGACATCACCGCTTTGGCGACCTTAACGAACCTGCAGTGGTTGGACCTCTCCAAAAATCAGGTTGTCGATCTGAAACCGCTGGCCGGTCTGAAAAAAATGCAGTACCTGAAGCTGACCGAGAACAAGGTCACCGCTTTGACCGGGTTGGAAGAACTGGTCAAACTCTCGGCATTAATGCTCGAAAAGAATGAAGTCACTGATATCGCTCCTCTGACGAAGTTGACGAAACTGAGTTCGCTGCAACTGGACCAGAACCAGGTTAAGGATCTTACTCCGCTCGCCGGGGTCACCGGTTTGAATTCGCTGGGTCTGGCCAACAACCAGATCGAAGATGTTTCAGCACTCAAGGCAATGACCGAACTTCGATACACCATGCTGCAGCACAACAGCATCGGAGACATTACTCCTCTTGTTGAAATGGCCGAAGCCGATGCCAACGGTCCCAAACGATTCGCTCCCTACTGGCGTTTGTATTTGAAAGGGAATCCCCTTTCCGAAGAAGCACAAACAGCGCTCATCGAACGCCTGAAAGCGATCCATGTCCGCGTCGATCTGGAACGTGACTAAAGCTAGACAGCGCAAAACATTCTACAGGTCACGTCCCTCAACTTTCGGACGTGACCTTTTTATTGGGAATGGTACAGTGGTGCTTCTCGATACCTGTCCCTGATCATCATTCCTCAGTCCCCTCATTCCGTAAGAGAATCGCTCACTCATGCGCCGTAATGTGGTCTCCCTGGAGGCAGCCGCAGAACTTGTCCTATCGGGGCAAACAGTGGTTACCGCTGGCTTCGTCGGCATCGCCTTTCCCGAAGCTATCGCCATTTCTATCGAACAACGCTTTCTCAACGAAGGCGAACCTCGTGATCTCACTCTGATGTATGGCGCGGGTCAAGGGGATGGCCGGACACGAGGCATCAACCATTTCGGCCACGAAGGCCTGGTGAAGCGAGTGATTGGTGGACATTGGGGGCTAGTCCCACGAATGGGTGAATTAGCGCTTCAGAATAAGATCGAAGCCTACAATTTCCCGCAAGGAGTCCTCATCCATCTGCTCCGCGACATCGCCGCCGGCAAACCAGGCACAATCACCCATGTCGGGCTGGATACATTCATCGATCCCGATCAAACGGGAGGGCGGATGAATCAAATCACCTCTGAACCTCTGGTTGAAAAGATTAATCTCGTGGATCGCGATTGGTTGTTTTATAAAGCGTTCCCCATCCATGTCGCCTTGATTCGCGGAACGACTGCCGATCCCCTCGGGAATATCACCATGGAACGCGAAGCGATGATGGGAGAAGTTCTCGCCGCCGCACACGCCGCCCATAACAGTGGCGGTAAAGTCATCTGCCAGGTAGAACGCCTATCCGAAGAACGAGCCGAAGCACGGGACGTTGTGGTTCCCTGCCATCTCGTCGATGCCGTTGTCGTATCGCCAGCGGAACATCATCATCAGACGTTCGCAACAGAGTTCAACCCCGCCTTCAGCGGTACCACGCACACAGACAAAATACATCATCTGGATCCTCTTCCTCTCTGTCCCCGTAAGTTGATTGCACGCCGCGCGTTTCTGGAAGTACGAAAAGAACGGGTGATCAATCTGGGTATCGGTTTACCGGAGGGAATTGCCCGGGTCGCCCAGGAGGAAGGGCTCGAAGAAGACTTACTCCAGACGATTGAATCAGGATTGATCGGTGGCACCCCCGCGGGTGGACTCGATTTTGGAGCTTCGTATTACCCGCTCGCCATGATCGATTCCGCCAGCCAGTTCGACTTCTACGATGGGGGCGGCCTCGATGCGGCCTGTCTAGGCGCCGCCGAGATTGATGCTCGGGGAAATGTGAATGTGAGTCGCTTTGGCGACCGCCTGCCGGGCGTCGGTGGATTCGTGAATATCAGTCAGAACGCAAGAAAAGTTTTGTTCTGCGGAACGTTCACTGCCGGTGGTCTGGAAGTCGAAATCGGCGAAAAATCGATCCACATTCGCAAAGAAGGAATCACTCGAAAGTTCCGGCAGGAAGTGCAGCAGATTTCCTTCAGCAGTGAGTACGCTCTCCAGCAAAACCAACAAGTCTGGTATCTGACCGAGCGGGCGATCTTCGAATTAACACTCAAAGGATTGCGGCTCGTGGAAATCGCTCCCGGAATTGATCTGGTACGGGACATTCTGGCACGAATGGATTTCAAACCGATTATTGATGATTATCAAATTATGCCAGAGATCATTTTCGCTCCGGGCAAGATGAACATTGGCTGCCGATGCTAACGGTAGACCTGTTAACATGACAGCTGATGGCGTGCCGTTGGTGAAACTTAGGATCCTGGTTTCCGCATGCCGCTTTTCATCAGTAACCAACCGAAGACCAAGATCGCAAACAGCGCGATGGTGTATTTTACCGGAGTCAGGTGCTTCCACTGGTACATGACCATGTCGTAGTAATAGTCACCGTAGTAAGTGAACGTTTCAGCGATAGTGGACCACATAGATGACGACCTCGAAGTTGGAACTCACAGCAAAAGGCCGAGTCGGATCAGAAGAATCAGATCGGCGCGTGGTAAGAAAATTTCCCACTCTCTGGATATAGCTCACAAAGTGGACTTTGCCAAATTTGATTTTCAACGAGGCTTTATTTTCCTTCAGCCCGCTGCGGATAGAGGTTACCCTTTATAGAACCGAACCAGTTTACCCGTCTCCCGGAAATGGAATGAGCAGAAACGACGCCATGAATGATCCTGCCAATACATCCAAGGCTTCCCGCCGTCAATTTGTAAAACAGGTCTCTGCCGGAGCAGTCGCCACCCTGCTGACCGGCTCAAAATTGCTACAGGCTGCCGAGACCGTCCCGGAGAAACAGCCCAACCTGCTTTTTGTCTGTACTGATCAGCAACATTGGGAAGCGCTCGGTTGCGTGGACACCTTCTTTAAGACACCGGCGATGGACCAACTGGCCGAGGAAGGCACCCGGTTCAACGAGACCTACTGCACGACGCCGCAATGTTCCGCCAGTCGTTCCTCGTTGCTCACGGGGTTCTACCCCAGCGCTACCGGCGTTTACAATAATATGGACGCCGCAGCTGGAAACCCGCTCTCCCAGAAAACGATTGGTGCTCATCTCCAGGAAGCAGGTTATGACACAGCCTATTTCGGTAAATGGCACCTGGGCGATAATCCCACTGGCAATGCAGGATGGGATGAACGCGTCATAGATAAGTCGGACCCGAAGATTACGGAACTCGGAATCGACTACCTGAAGAGAAAACAAAACAGCGAAAAACCGTTCGCCCTCTTTTTGATGTATGTGAACCCCCATGACATCTATCATTATCAACCTGACAAAAGCAAGGTTGATGACTTACCGATTTCCTTGCCGAAGTCATGGTATGAGGACGATCTG is part of the Polystyrenella longa genome and harbors:
- a CDS encoding leucine-rich repeat domain-containing protein; translated protein: MFALHRSLLIFSLLIISQLFTGSWAYAQEEKPAEEKKETPPPIIVDQNLNQIIRKELRKQESDPALTEADLKNVYILDAYSSEIANLAGLEKCTNLAKLDIHENTIVDITALATLTNLQWLDLSKNQVVDLKPLAGLKKMQYLKLTENKVTALTGLEELVKLSALMLEKNEVTDIAPLTKLTKLSSLQLDQNQVKDLTPLAGVTGLNSLGLANNQIEDVSALKAMTELRYTMLQHNSIGDITPLVEMAEADANGPKRFAPYWRLYLKGNPLSEEAQTALIERLKAIHVRVDLERD
- a CDS encoding acyl CoA:acetate/3-ketoacid CoA transferase — its product is MRRNVVSLEAAAELVLSGQTVVTAGFVGIAFPEAIAISIEQRFLNEGEPRDLTLMYGAGQGDGRTRGINHFGHEGLVKRVIGGHWGLVPRMGELALQNKIEAYNFPQGVLIHLLRDIAAGKPGTITHVGLDTFIDPDQTGGRMNQITSEPLVEKINLVDRDWLFYKAFPIHVALIRGTTADPLGNITMEREAMMGEVLAAAHAAHNSGGKVICQVERLSEERAEARDVVVPCHLVDAVVVSPAEHHHQTFATEFNPAFSGTTHTDKIHHLDPLPLCPRKLIARRAFLEVRKERVINLGIGLPEGIARVAQEEGLEEDLLQTIESGLIGGTPAGGLDFGASYYPLAMIDSASQFDFYDGGGLDAACLGAAEIDARGNVNVSRFGDRLPGVGGFVNISQNARKVLFCGTFTAGGLEVEIGEKSIHIRKEGITRKFRQEVQQISFSSEYALQQNQQVWYLTERAIFELTLKGLRLVEIAPGIDLVRDILARMDFKPIIDDYQIMPEIIFAPGKMNIGCRC